A genomic segment from Thiomicrorhabdus aquaedulcis encodes:
- the asnB gene encoding asparagine synthase (glutamine-hydrolyzing) produces the protein MCGIAGLVDFRRQSSKENLQKMTDVLFHRGPDDGGYFFEGFEQSQVGLGHRRLSILDLSNHGHQPMAFGHLTMVYNGEVYNFKEIRSELERQGYSFESHSDTEVILKAYHKWGIEAVHSFNGMFAIAIFDSQKQTLTLIRDRAGVKPLYWYQKDGLFMFASELKSFHEHPAFVKELNHDGLALFLQYGYIPQPHTIFNHTYKLKAGHSLELNIQNSELNITKYWDVIDCYNQPKLDISEQEAMDETERLLKSACEYRMVSDVPVGMFLSGGYDSSAVTALLQSERTEKLKTFSIGFHEEKFNEAHHAKKVAEYLGTDHAEYYCTQKDALEILPKLPEIWDEPFGDASAIPTTLVSQLARKDVTVSLSADGGDEIFGGYDKYTGIQRKMRAFNKIPGFLQAPTRFALGSKLTQYAAEKVGVFNARDRLNRFSQMIGENEKGLLKKGSQVFTDQDLNRFLLNKLNPVKTEFDAEINQAWLDNVLAIDYKTYQLDGILTKVDRATMSVSLEGREPLLDYRVIDFVAKLDPKLKINNNNKKYLLKKITHKYLPKEIMDRPKMGFGVPIFDWFKAELKDYLMNYLSEDRLKQGGIFNVQEVLKLRDRYLAGQDVNINQIWFLLMFEMWRERWMH, from the coding sequence ATGTGCGGCATAGCAGGCCTGGTGGATTTTCGCCGCCAATCCAGTAAAGAAAACCTTCAAAAAATGACGGATGTATTGTTTCATCGTGGGCCGGATGACGGCGGTTATTTTTTTGAGGGCTTTGAGCAATCACAAGTGGGCTTGGGGCATCGGCGTTTGTCGATTTTGGATTTATCTAATCATGGGCATCAGCCGATGGCATTTGGTCATTTAACCATGGTCTATAACGGTGAAGTTTACAACTTTAAAGAAATTCGTTCGGAGTTGGAAAGGCAAGGTTATAGCTTTGAATCCCATTCTGATACCGAGGTGATATTAAAGGCGTATCACAAATGGGGTATTGAAGCGGTGCATAGTTTTAACGGTATGTTTGCCATTGCGATTTTTGATAGCCAAAAGCAAACTCTGACCTTGATTCGTGATCGTGCAGGTGTCAAACCATTGTATTGGTATCAAAAAGACGGTTTGTTTATGTTCGCCAGTGAGCTAAAAAGTTTTCACGAGCATCCTGCGTTTGTAAAAGAACTTAATCACGATGGCTTGGCCTTGTTTTTGCAATATGGCTATATCCCGCAACCGCACACGATTTTTAACCACACCTACAAATTAAAAGCGGGCCATTCGCTTGAATTAAACATTCAAAATTCAGAATTAAACATTACCAAATATTGGGATGTGATTGATTGCTATAACCAACCTAAGCTGGATATTTCTGAGCAAGAGGCCATGGACGAAACCGAGCGCTTGCTAAAATCCGCTTGCGAATATCGCATGGTGTCTGATGTGCCGGTGGGCATGTTTTTAAGCGGTGGCTATGATTCCTCTGCGGTCACGGCACTATTGCAATCCGAACGCACCGAAAAGTTAAAAACTTTCTCAATCGGCTTTCATGAAGAAAAATTTAACGAAGCACATCACGCCAAAAAAGTAGCCGAGTATTTAGGAACAGACCACGCCGAATACTACTGCACCCAAAAGGACGCCCTGGAAATCCTGCCAAAATTGCCAGAAATTTGGGATGAGCCATTTGGCGACGCCTCAGCTATCCCCACAACATTAGTTAGCCAGTTGGCAAGAAAAGATGTAACGGTGTCATTAAGTGCCGATGGAGGGGATGAAATTTTTGGGGGGTATGATAAATACACAGGCATTCAAAGAAAAATGCGTGCTTTTAATAAAATCCCCGGATTTTTACAAGCGCCCACACGATTTGCGTTAGGGTCCAAACTGACGCAATATGCTGCAGAAAAGGTGGGTGTATTCAACGCAAGAGATAGATTGAATCGTTTTTCTCAAATGATCGGTGAAAATGAAAAAGGTTTGCTGAAAAAAGGCTCACAGGTTTTTACAGATCAGGATTTAAATCGCTTTTTGTTAAATAAGCTCAATCCAGTAAAAACCGAATTCGATGCGGAAATTAACCAGGCCTGGTTGGACAATGTCTTGGCGATTGACTACAAGACTTATCAGCTTGATGGTATTTTAACCAAAGTCGATAGAGCCACCATGTCGGTCAGTTTAGAAGGGCGCGAGCCGTTATTGGATTACCGCGTTATCGATTTTGTTGCAAAACTTGATCCGAAACTCAAAATTAACAATAACAATAAAAAATACCTCCTAAAAAAGATAACCCATAAATATTTACCCAAAGAAATCATGGATCGCCCCAAAATGGGATTCGGCGTGCCTATTTTTGACTGGTTTAAAGCGGAGTTGAAAGACTATTTAATGAACTATTTAAGTGAAGATCGTCTAAAACAAGGCGGTATTTTCAATGTACAAGAAGTCCTCAAGCTGCGTGACCGCTATCTAGCAGGCCAGGATGTCAATATCAACCAAATATGGTTCCTGCTCATGTTTGAAATGTGGAGAGAGAGATGGATGCATTAA
- a CDS encoding O-antigen translocase has product MTLVKTSILSFIATAIKLLAGLVINKAVAVYIGPAGLAMVGQFQNFIQLVMTAAQGAINSGVTKYAAEYGKDNERIPILFSTASKISLVASVLVGVGIVVFSNYASLQFLKSENYGYIFVIFGFTIVLFVINNLLLSILNGLKEIKTWVIINIIQSIYGLIFTTLLIVYLGLDGALIALVTNQSVIFLIVLWMLRKHQVIKLENFKGAFDKPEAKKLGGFALMAITSAATVPVSHLIVRNYIGENLSWDDAGYWQAIWYISTMYLMVVTTTLSIYYLPKLSEITDKAVLRQELLHGYKIIMPIVIVMSLTIFLLKDFIIWLLFTEDFAPMRELFLWQLIGDVMKLAAWLIAYLMLAKAMTKTFIITEIAFSLSFVLLSIWFVDQYGLVGMSYSFAVNYSMYFFVMIWATKREWSGA; this is encoded by the coding sequence ATGACCCTAGTTAAAACATCAATACTAAGCTTTATTGCAACAGCCATAAAATTGTTAGCAGGCCTGGTTATAAACAAAGCGGTAGCGGTTTATATTGGCCCTGCAGGCTTGGCCATGGTAGGGCAGTTTCAAAATTTTATCCAATTGGTCATGACCGCTGCACAAGGTGCAATTAACAGCGGGGTTACCAAATACGCGGCAGAATACGGTAAAGACAACGAACGTATCCCCATTCTTTTTAGCACGGCAAGCAAAATAAGTTTAGTGGCTTCAGTGTTAGTGGGCGTAGGGATTGTTGTGTTTTCAAACTATGCATCCTTACAGTTTTTAAAGAGTGAAAATTACGGCTATATCTTTGTGATCTTTGGTTTTACCATTGTTTTATTCGTTATAAACAATCTATTACTTTCGATACTTAACGGGTTAAAAGAAATTAAAACTTGGGTAATAATTAATATTATTCAAAGCATCTATGGCTTAATTTTTACCACATTATTAATCGTGTATTTAGGTTTGGATGGTGCGTTAATCGCACTTGTCACCAACCAGTCGGTGATTTTCTTAATCGTTCTGTGGATGCTCAGAAAGCATCAAGTGATCAAGCTCGAAAACTTTAAAGGCGCATTTGACAAACCCGAAGCTAAAAAACTTGGTGGCTTCGCGTTAATGGCCATAACCAGCGCCGCCACGGTGCCAGTTTCCCATTTGATTGTGCGTAATTACATTGGCGAAAACCTAAGCTGGGACGATGCGGGTTACTGGCAAGCCATTTGGTATATCTCTACCATGTATTTAATGGTGGTGACCACCACACTAAGTATTTATTACTTGCCAAAGCTATCCGAAATTACTGACAAGGCTGTGCTAAGACAAGAACTGTTGCACGGCTACAAAATCATTATGCCGATTGTGATTGTCATGTCACTCACGATTTTCTTATTAAAAGACTTTATTATCTGGCTATTGTTTACCGAAGACTTTGCTCCCATGCGCGAACTTTTTTTATGGCAGTTGATTGGGGATGTGATGAAGCTTGCCGCTTGGCTAATTGCTTATTTAATGCTTGCCAAAGCCATGACCAAAACCTTTATCATTACCGAAATCGCCTTTAGTTTGAGTTTTGTTCTACTCTCGATTTGGTTTGTAGATCAATATGGGTTAGTAGGCATGAGTTACTCATTTGCCGTCAATTACTCGATGTATTTCTTCGTGATGATCTGGGCGACTAAGAGGGAGTGGAGTGGCGCATGA
- a CDS encoding EpsG family protein — MLPDYLKNNNINSGYKLGILLLSFVYAFVLANYIPMDGSIKDRLNYLEYAGVSEVIILKYLSEGYLSLFVNEPVWLSINIILNQFLEPETTLKFIIFFTAFVTAYLVLRVNPKYFVFLLFILVFPQVIVKAVVHIRQGLAISIFLLGWFTLSKPWRWLLFAITPLIHASFFFVLLLYGFTWFLQQLKFALDLRTIATVLLGLMIGLGLGFITSLLGARQAGQYEFSTAAVSGLGFLFWLGVFVFYWLQGRSFAKENALAMAAIAFYLATYFLIEVTARIFESMVIIVLLASLGLTSWRRKIFIATITAFVGLSWLLRLNQPWLGWGAGF, encoded by the coding sequence TTGCTTCCAGATTACCTAAAAAATAACAATATAAACTCAGGTTACAAGCTTGGTATTTTACTTTTATCTTTTGTTTACGCCTTTGTTTTGGCAAATTATATTCCAATGGATGGCTCAATAAAGGATAGGCTAAATTATCTCGAGTATGCAGGGGTTTCTGAGGTAATAATCCTAAAATATCTTTCAGAGGGTTATCTTTCTTTATTTGTAAACGAACCCGTTTGGTTGTCAATCAATATCATTTTAAACCAGTTTCTTGAACCCGAAACAACACTAAAGTTTATTATATTTTTCACAGCCTTTGTCACAGCTTACTTGGTTTTAAGGGTTAATCCGAAGTACTTTGTTTTTTTACTTTTTATCTTAGTTTTTCCACAGGTGATAGTTAAGGCTGTAGTGCATATCAGGCAAGGTCTTGCAATAAGCATTTTTTTATTGGGTTGGTTCACGCTCTCTAAACCTTGGCGATGGTTGTTGTTTGCAATAACGCCCTTAATTCATGCAAGCTTTTTCTTTGTCTTACTTCTTTACGGTTTTACCTGGTTTTTGCAACAGTTAAAGTTTGCATTAGACTTGAGAACGATAGCAACTGTTTTGCTTGGATTAATGATTGGTTTAGGACTTGGGTTTATCACTTCACTTTTAGGTGCGCGACAAGCAGGGCAATATGAATTTAGCACAGCAGCAGTTAGTGGTTTAGGCTTTTTATTTTGGTTGGGCGTTTTTGTGTTTTATTGGTTGCAAGGCAGAAGCTTTGCAAAAGAAAACGCATTGGCAATGGCTGCTATTGCGTTCTATCTAGCAACATATTTCCTAATCGAAGTCACGGCACGAATCTTTGAGAGTATGGTCATTATTGTGTTGTTGGCGAGCTTAGGATTAACTTCATGGCGCAGAAAAATTTTTATAGCAACGATAACAGCTTTTGTTGGATTGTCTTGGTTGTTAAGGTTAAATCAGCCATGGCTTGGTTGGGGTGCAGGTTTTTAG
- a CDS encoding glycosyltransferase family A protein, with product MDALKPYFTIFTPTYNRADRLHRVYDSLNNQTMKDFEWLIIDDGSTDNTREVVDAFISKNEMQIRYIWQENGHKKKAFNHGVREANGFLFIPADSDDTFEGDTLQTFKEVYEKQSNDIQSKISGVVCLCKDEQGNVIGDKYPSDEWLSDGLEMRYKYSISGEKWGCIKTDILRSFPFPEEVEGHVPENVIWTPIAKKYKAVFVNKPLRTYFTNESDSITHSGFAKKNAHGAYLLAKMVLENELGYFFKKPLSFVKAAANYTRFKLNIPADIKIKRLCL from the coding sequence ATGGATGCATTAAAACCTTACTTTACAATTTTTACACCAACTTATAATCGTGCTGATCGACTACATCGTGTTTACGATTCACTAAATAATCAAACGATGAAAGATTTTGAGTGGTTAATAATTGACGATGGTTCTACCGATAATACAAGAGAAGTTGTAGATGCGTTTATAAGCAAGAATGAAATGCAAATTAGATATATTTGGCAGGAAAATGGCCATAAGAAAAAAGCATTTAATCACGGCGTAAGAGAAGCAAATGGTTTTTTATTCATACCAGCTGACTCAGACGATACTTTCGAAGGTGACACTTTGCAAACCTTTAAAGAGGTTTATGAAAAACAATCTAATGATATTCAGAGTAAAATTTCTGGAGTAGTTTGTCTCTGTAAAGATGAGCAAGGGAATGTTATTGGCGACAAGTATCCATCCGATGAATGGTTATCTGATGGTCTGGAAATGCGTTATAAGTATTCAATTTCTGGTGAAAAATGGGGATGTATTAAAACAGATATCTTAAGATCTTTTCCATTTCCAGAAGAAGTTGAAGGACATGTGCCTGAAAACGTCATCTGGACGCCGATTGCGAAGAAATATAAAGCGGTTTTTGTTAATAAACCACTTAGGACATATTTTACCAATGAGTCCGATAGTATAACTCATTCAGGTTTTGCAAAAAAAAATGCACATGGCGCATACCTTCTTGCAAAAATGGTGTTAGAGAACGAACTAGGCTACTTTTTCAAGAAACCACTCAGTTTTGTTAAAGCGGCTGCAAATTACACGCGATTCAAACTAAATATTCCAGCAGATATAAAAATAAAACGCCTTTGTCTCTAG
- a CDS encoding glycosyltransferase family 4 protein: MLEGLGYIHTPAQNGFSFKKRILQLAHGLLCSVGYAFADKVLFLNPDDPKDLSSKSLLSKNKLHVLGPIGLDLTAYPYRPVDLEKPIRFIFIARLLAEKGIFEYLDAARLVKAIHPNAEFVVLGGLDPDNPAALSKHQLDEVIAENIIIYPGHVSNVSDWIADSHVFVLPSFYREGVPRSTQEAMAIGRAVITTDVPGCRETVVDGKNGFIVPPFDANALADKMIYLIEHPQEIERMGNASHGMAVERYDVHKINPILAEILLEK; encoded by the coding sequence ATGTTGGAAGGGCTTGGTTATATTCATACGCCTGCCCAAAATGGTTTTTCATTTAAAAAACGCATTTTGCAATTGGCGCATGGTTTGTTGTGTTCAGTGGGCTATGCGTTTGCTGATAAGGTGCTATTTCTCAATCCTGATGATCCAAAAGATTTGTCCTCAAAATCTCTGCTCTCGAAAAACAAGCTTCATGTTTTAGGGCCGATTGGTTTGGACTTGACCGCCTATCCTTACCGACCGGTTGATTTAGAAAAGCCGATTCGTTTTATTTTCATTGCACGGTTATTAGCTGAAAAAGGGATTTTTGAATATTTAGATGCTGCCCGTCTAGTTAAAGCCATTCATCCCAATGCCGAGTTCGTGGTGTTGGGAGGACTTGATCCAGATAATCCTGCCGCTTTGTCAAAACATCAATTGGATGAAGTGATTGCTGAAAATATTATTATCTATCCTGGTCATGTGTCTAATGTAAGTGATTGGATAGCAGATTCACATGTGTTTGTTTTGCCGTCTTTTTATCGAGAGGGGGTTCCCCGTTCTACGCAAGAAGCGATGGCGATTGGTCGGGCAGTGATTACCACCGATGTTCCGGGCTGTCGTGAAACAGTGGTTGATGGTAAAAATGGTTTTATAGTGCCACCGTTTGATGCGAATGCCTTGGCAGATAAAATGATTTATCTTATCGAGCATCCACAAGAAATTGAGCGCATGGGCAATGCTAGTCATGGTATGGCGGTTGAACGGTATGATGTGCATAAAATTAATCCAATCCTTGCTGAAATATTATTAGAGAAATAA
- a CDS encoding DegT/DnrJ/EryC1/StrS family aminotransferase has protein sequence MKKFLIDLNVLFDNYDLSRQALFPATIQALEQLRNSQNVELYISSSSLHNLQYIKMTSIRREHPAITKNQAETLANYFIKEVLSYCKIAKTPSYIDIDYDDIEDSQIIASARAVDAKVLTRDEGMLAKYPNDTISPADFLKQQTEPQKVSFLDLKAINQQYTNEFEQAFDQVLNSGWYIQGSQVKAFEQEFADYCGTKHCIGVANGLDALILVLRAWKELGKLKEGDEVIVPANTYIASILAITENRLKPILVEPDAQTYNLSPGLVEQAITPNTKAILAVHLYGQLAPMPEIMAIAKKHNLLVLEDSAQSHGAHIDGKKAGNWGDASGFSFYPGKNLGALGDAGAVTTNDHQLAQTIRALGNYGSHKKYENLYQGLNSRLDEMQAALLSVKLKHLNAETQRRRQIAVAYTNNIKNPVITLPFTTQNITLANLDNHVFHLFVIRCKQREKLQTYLIEQGVQTLIHYPIAPHHQKAYKNNQAWSNQSYPITEAIHNEVVSLPISPVMTDEQVQTVIEAVNAFK, from the coding sequence ATGAAAAAGTTTTTAATTGATTTAAATGTTTTATTTGACAATTATGATTTGAGTCGTCAGGCCTTATTTCCTGCAACGATACAGGCACTTGAACAATTGAGAAACTCACAAAACGTTGAGCTGTATATTTCATCAAGCTCTTTGCATAATTTGCAGTATATTAAAATGACTAGTATCAGAAGAGAGCATCCTGCTATCACAAAAAACCAAGCCGAAACACTTGCGAATTATTTTATTAAAGAAGTCTTGTCTTACTGCAAGATCGCCAAAACCCCAAGCTACATCGACATCGATTATGACGATATTGAAGACTCGCAAATCATCGCCTCCGCGCGTGCTGTGGATGCCAAAGTGCTCACCCGTGACGAAGGTATGTTAGCCAAATACCCTAACGACACGATAAGCCCAGCCGATTTTTTAAAACAACAAACCGAGCCGCAAAAAGTCAGCTTTTTAGATCTCAAAGCCATCAACCAGCAATACACCAATGAGTTTGAACAAGCCTTCGACCAAGTATTAAATTCTGGCTGGTATATTCAAGGCAGCCAAGTCAAAGCCTTTGAACAAGAATTTGCCGACTATTGCGGCACCAAACACTGTATTGGTGTGGCCAATGGTTTAGACGCGCTAATTTTGGTGCTACGTGCATGGAAAGAGTTAGGCAAGCTCAAAGAGGGCGACGAAGTTATTGTGCCCGCCAATACTTATATAGCCAGTATTTTAGCCATTACCGAAAACCGTCTTAAACCAATTTTGGTTGAGCCAGATGCGCAAACCTATAACTTATCACCAGGCCTGGTAGAACAAGCCATTACCCCAAACACCAAAGCAATTTTGGCTGTGCATTTATACGGTCAGCTTGCACCCATGCCCGAGATTATGGCAATAGCCAAAAAACACAACCTATTGGTGTTAGAAGACTCTGCCCAATCCCACGGCGCACACATTGACGGCAAAAAAGCCGGAAACTGGGGCGATGCGTCTGGTTTTAGCTTTTACCCCGGTAAAAACCTTGGCGCACTGGGCGATGCCGGAGCCGTCACCACCAACGATCACCAACTTGCGCAAACCATCCGCGCACTTGGCAACTACGGCAGTCACAAAAAGTATGAAAATCTTTATCAAGGGCTTAATAGCCGCCTAGACGAAATGCAAGCCGCATTGTTAAGCGTCAAGCTTAAACACCTAAACGCCGAAACTCAACGTAGACGCCAAATTGCAGTTGCTTACACCAATAACATTAAAAACCCAGTAATAACGTTACCTTTTACAACCCAAAATATAACGCTAGCCAATTTAGACAATCATGTGTTTCATTTGTTTGTTATACGTTGCAAGCAAAGAGAAAAACTCCAAACCTATTTAATAGAGCAAGGCGTACAAACGTTGATTCACTACCCAATCGCACCGCACCACCAAAAAGCCTACAAAAACAACCAGGCCTGGTCAAACCAAAGTTATCCAATTACCGAAGCAATACACAACGAGGTCGTTAGCCTGCCTATCAGTCCGGTAATGACCGATGAGCAAGTGCAAACAGTCATTGAAGCGGTGAACGCTTTTAAATGA
- a CDS encoding glycosyltransferase: MKKVTFLISSLAGGGAEGVCVNVANGLAEQGLQVDLVVLHLNNAAYHDRVSDKVNLVVLGVNHARYAGMALLKYILKQKPKTILVFNYELAVMLVMLRSIFYFKTRIIARNINTLSQKRNQAQGFWRKYVVKPLIDGFYCKVDHVINQCQAMREDLISLYPQLAEKSSVIYNPVAKHIEDYAKTHDLSQVEKQDYLLCVGRLEKQKAFHYAIEGFAGVANEFPNLRLKIVGQGSLEQVLKQCAVDLGVADRVDFEGFQKDMIPYYLHAEATVLTSLYEGFPNVLVESITLGTPVVAFDCQSGPSEIIHDGVNGYLVKYLDIEDFKNKLAKLINSNFDPLDVSASASKNSVLEVSKAYEKIINSVG, encoded by the coding sequence ATGAAAAAAGTAACGTTTCTAATCAGCTCTCTCGCCGGAGGTGGTGCGGAAGGTGTTTGCGTGAATGTAGCGAATGGCTTGGCTGAGCAAGGCTTGCAGGTTGATTTGGTGGTGTTGCATTTAAATAATGCGGCTTATCACGACCGAGTATCCGATAAGGTGAACTTGGTGGTTTTGGGGGTGAACCATGCGCGTTATGCGGGCATGGCTTTGTTGAAATACATTCTTAAACAGAAGCCAAAAACTATTTTGGTGTTTAATTACGAACTCGCAGTAATGTTAGTGATGTTGCGGAGTATCTTTTATTTTAAGACAAGAATTATCGCCCGAAACATTAATACGCTTTCACAAAAACGCAATCAGGCACAAGGCTTTTGGAGAAAATATGTGGTAAAGCCGTTGATAGACGGTTTTTACTGCAAGGTGGATCATGTTATCAACCAGTGCCAAGCGATGCGTGAGGATTTGATTAGCTTGTATCCGCAGTTGGCGGAAAAATCGAGCGTGATTTATAACCCGGTTGCTAAACATATTGAAGACTATGCGAAAACGCATGATTTAAGTCAGGTCGAAAAGCAAGATTATTTATTGTGCGTTGGGCGATTGGAAAAGCAAAAAGCGTTTCATTATGCGATAGAAGGTTTTGCTGGGGTGGCAAATGAGTTTCCCAATCTGCGCCTTAAAATTGTTGGGCAGGGGAGTTTAGAGCAAGTCCTAAAACAATGTGCGGTCGATTTGGGTGTAGCTGATAGGGTGGATTTCGAAGGTTTTCAAAAAGACATGATTCCTTATTACCTACATGCAGAAGCAACGGTTTTAACCTCACTTTACGAAGGCTTTCCTAATGTGCTAGTTGAGTCAATTACGCTTGGCACCCCCGTTGTTGCGTTTGACTGTCAGAGCGGCCCGAGCGAGATTATTCATGATGGCGTGAATGGGTATTTAGTAAAGTATCTGGATATTGAGGATTTTAAAAATAAATTAGCAAAGCTTATTAATTCAAATTTTGATCCATTAGATGTCAGCGCTAGTGCAAGTAAGAACAGCGTTTTAGAAGTATCCAAAGCTTACGAAAAAATAATTAATTCAGTAGGTTGA
- a CDS encoding glycosyltransferase family 4 protein, translating into MKKIIHIITGLNDGGAEAVLYRLCRYDEKAEHIVVSMMDVGKYGGLLKKEGIDVHCLNLSAGKVTFAALWKLYRLIRLLKPDVVQTWMYHADLIGGLVAKLAGVKKVFWNVRQTSLEPGKSKRSTILIAKLCAKLSGYIPEQIIYCAHEAQAIHENLGYKKGKAKVIGNGYDLGLFDQNAQFREMIRNEFSIATKEVLLGMVGRYDPQKDHSNLISALGIVNQKGFEFKLLLIGKQLDDSNDELLEQIKSESLSDNIRLLGQRTDIPSVMNALDIHVLSSSFGEGFPNVLAEAMACGAPCVTTDVGDAALIVGETGWVVPPKDQQALANAIMQAIQEKQENHQAWLNRQKECRARIVDNFSIEKMIEGYHRVWSEK; encoded by the coding sequence ATGAAAAAAATTATTCATATCATCACGGGTCTTAATGATGGTGGGGCGGAGGCCGTGTTATATCGCCTGTGTAGATACGATGAAAAAGCTGAACATATTGTTGTTTCTATGATGGATGTGGGTAAATACGGAGGTTTACTAAAAAAAGAGGGGATTGATGTTCACTGTTTAAATCTATCGGCCGGTAAAGTTACATTCGCTGCTCTGTGGAAGCTGTATAGGCTGATTCGTTTGCTTAAGCCTGATGTGGTGCAAACTTGGATGTATCATGCGGATTTGATTGGTGGATTGGTTGCAAAACTTGCAGGCGTAAAAAAAGTTTTTTGGAATGTTCGGCAAACCTCTTTAGAGCCAGGTAAATCAAAACGCTCAACTATATTGATTGCAAAACTTTGTGCAAAGCTTTCGGGCTATATTCCGGAGCAAATTATTTACTGTGCGCATGAGGCACAAGCGATTCACGAAAATTTAGGATACAAAAAGGGTAAAGCTAAAGTTATCGGCAATGGGTATGATTTAGGATTGTTTGATCAGAATGCTCAATTTCGAGAGATGATTCGTAATGAGTTTAGCATCGCAACGAAAGAAGTTTTACTGGGTATGGTTGGGCGTTACGATCCGCAAAAAGATCATTCAAATTTGATTTCTGCTTTAGGTATCGTTAATCAAAAGGGTTTTGAGTTTAAACTGCTTTTAATTGGAAAACAGTTAGATGATAGTAATGACGAGTTGCTAGAACAAATCAAGAGTGAAAGTCTGTCTGATAATATTCGTCTTTTAGGGCAAAGAACCGATATTCCTTCTGTCATGAATGCCCTTGATATTCATGTATTGTCCTCTTCTTTTGGTGAAGGCTTTCCTAATGTGTTAGCGGAAGCCATGGCGTGTGGAGCGCCTTGTGTCACAACGGATGTCGGTGATGCGGCTTTGATTGTGGGTGAAACAGGTTGGGTTGTGCCACCTAAAGACCAACAGGCTTTGGCGAATGCCATTATGCAAGCGATTCAAGAAAAACAAGAAAATCACCAGGCCTGGCTAAATCGTCAAAAAGAATGCCGTGCACGAATAGTAGATAATTTTAGTATTGAAAAGATGATAGAGGGCTATCATCGTGTGTGGTCTGAAAAGTGA